From Methanocella paludicola SANAE, a single genomic window includes:
- a CDS encoding PGF-CTERM sorting domain-containing protein encodes MKNITKAALAVLVILCFIGAMVPASAIYPTEFGLKYPAAYDGKKGSVTGRVTTSVNGTVGIGNAYIAIVNASNVSQEYFNTTSDAYGNYQITGINATYSSNTQTPSPAFPTLAAGMAAYKMYAYKEPYGEGYSAAFGIDRDQQSASTTSVVIFTKPARIELKAERGHVVADGMDNIQICAYMYDALGNPVADGYNINFTVGNATNNTFTSGFPWTWSAANGSLVAPGQGTAIDQPTKDNLGKACVQFGWVDELYGGNNSTIWAYYAEDSSIFANLKIYFEAPTGSWTGYVVDSYGTGYGGIPVTLHVMGQFGNGTYYEIYNMTRTTSSSQPFVGLFVFDYIVLQGAIHGYVDASAQLTDNLTIYGASNNYSINRSRTSIGSIVLRIPPPDAIKVTAEKDTILVGGQSDWIIAQLYYNGQKYKRANIPVTFESDNDTVATLPKVKTNITDLNGQAWILLTSNNTVGKVNITGTAAIMYGHNLSDTTTVRVVGWGTVSGIVTDMNKVGIPNANVTLWNVKWNETLGRWENTGIVDIPENPQLSNDGRTAAVGMYTYYRVPWNVYNVTGEKEGHIWYAVFVMGPFPSDLKDYQNATYVPGSEYGTATHNIAIPDYSYIAPVSITPTPSASATATVAPATPTPTPTPVPTPGFETLFALAGLLGVAYLVARKEN; translated from the coding sequence ATGAAAAATATTACTAAGGCAGCATTAGCAGTACTCGTAATACTCTGCTTTATCGGCGCAATGGTGCCGGCTTCTGCCATCTATCCCACTGAGTTCGGCCTAAAGTACCCGGCCGCATACGATGGGAAGAAGGGCTCAGTGACCGGCAGAGTCACTACGTCGGTAAACGGTACTGTGGGCATCGGCAATGCTTATATTGCAATTGTGAATGCATCCAATGTATCACAGGAATACTTCAACACTACCTCTGATGCGTACGGTAACTACCAGATCACTGGTATCAACGCTACCTACAGCTCTAATACGCAGACTCCATCTCCGGCATTTCCAACTCTAGCCGCCGGTATGGCTGCATACAAGATGTATGCGTACAAGGAGCCGTACGGAGAAGGTTACTCTGCAGCTTTCGGTATTGACAGGGACCAGCAGTCCGCTTCGACCACGTCGGTCGTTATCTTTACCAAGCCCGCAAGGATCGAGCTGAAGGCCGAGAGAGGCCACGTCGTAGCTGATGGCATGGACAACATACAGATCTGCGCCTACATGTACGACGCACTGGGCAACCCGGTCGCTGACGGCTACAACATCAACTTCACCGTCGGTAACGCAACCAACAACACCTTCACGAGTGGATTCCCGTGGACTTGGAGCGCTGCGAATGGTAGCCTCGTGGCACCTGGCCAGGGCACCGCAATCGACCAGCCCACCAAGGACAACCTGGGCAAGGCTTGCGTACAGTTCGGCTGGGTAGATGAACTCTATGGCGGCAACAACTCCACCATCTGGGCTTACTACGCAGAGGACTCGAGCATCTTCGCCAACCTCAAGATCTACTTCGAGGCTCCGACCGGATCCTGGACCGGATACGTAGTTGACTCGTATGGCACCGGCTACGGTGGCATCCCCGTCACATTACACGTCATGGGCCAGTTCGGCAACGGCACCTACTACGAGATCTACAACATGACGAGGACGACCAGCAGCAGCCAGCCGTTCGTCGGCCTGTTCGTCTTTGACTACATCGTTCTCCAGGGCGCTATCCACGGCTACGTTGACGCCAGCGCTCAGCTGACTGACAACCTGACCATCTACGGCGCGAGCAACAACTACTCGATCAACAGGTCAAGGACCTCCATCGGCTCGATCGTCTTAAGGATCCCGCCGCCGGATGCGATCAAGGTCACCGCCGAGAAGGACACCATACTCGTTGGCGGCCAGTCTGACTGGATCATCGCACAGCTCTACTACAACGGCCAGAAGTACAAGAGGGCCAACATCCCCGTGACGTTCGAATCTGACAACGACACGGTCGCCACCCTGCCGAAGGTCAAGACCAACATCACCGACCTCAACGGCCAGGCCTGGATCCTGCTGACCTCCAACAACACTGTCGGTAAGGTCAACATCACCGGTACGGCAGCCATCATGTACGGCCACAACCTGAGCGACACGACCACGGTCCGCGTAGTCGGCTGGGGCACTGTGTCGGGCATCGTCACCGACATGAACAAGGTCGGTATCCCGAACGCTAACGTGACCCTGTGGAATGTCAAGTGGAACGAGACCCTCGGCAGATGGGAGAACACTGGCATAGTGGACATCCCCGAGAACCCGCAGCTCTCGAACGACGGCAGGACCGCAGCAGTCGGTATGTACACCTACTACAGAGTACCCTGGAACGTTTACAACGTAACGGGTGAGAAGGAAGGCCACATTTGGTATGCAGTGTTCGTTATGGGTCCCTTCCCGAGCGACCTCAAGGACTACCAGAACGCGACCTACGTCCCCGGCTCTGAGTATGGTACTGCGACCCACAACATCGCTATACCCGACTACTCGTACATCGCCCCGGTCAGCATAACGCCGACCCCGAGCGCGAGCGCTACGGCAACGGTTGCTCCGGCAACCCCCACCCCGACTCCGACCCCAGTCCCGACCCCGGGCTTTGAGACCCTGTTCGCGCTGGCCGGATTACTCGGTGTAGCCTACCTCGTCGCGAGGAAAGAGAACTAA